The following proteins are co-located in the Flectobacillus major DSM 103 genome:
- a CDS encoding DUF885 domain-containing protein, translated as MKHFVNLIKPLTVIFMVSSCSFFNRQDDTFKQLSEQFITDYLHWSPQDAIALGYHEYDAQLPDFSKGSVTKQIGQLKDYADKFGKIDTTKLSENNLIDYYVLQSQIKKSLFELEELKATERPLSYLSAVDITSYVKRDYAPANQRLKAIIKVQQQIPALLAIAKQNLSNVNFKEEVLLAIDAFKSNADYMEKDVPKAFEKVYQKGLQDSLKVSTQIATKALRDFSDFLKTTTLPNAKGSFAIGRANYIKMLQYNEMLDTTPEAILAIGLAKLKEEQVEFAKAAKIIDPRKSTLEVFKSIQKEHPTADSLIAFTKNKCEDIRQFLIDKHIISLPSEIRAKVVTTPAFMVGATAAMDTPGPFEKPEASEAYYYVTPPSKSWTPKQQEEWLTLFNKYSTEIISIHEAYPGHYVQFLHLNHSKVSVPLKLFSSYAFVEGWAHYTEQMMLEEGYRQGDKITQAKYKMAQLSESLLRLCRLVVSIKEHTAGWSVQDGTKFLMENCYYEEKPAYEEALRGTYDPGYLSYSLGKLQILALRDELKKKQGSQFSLQKFHDDITDNGMPPIQLLRRILVK; from the coding sequence ATGAAACACTTTGTCAATTTAATCAAGCCCCTGACTGTCATTTTTATGGTAAGTTCTTGTAGTTTTTTCAATCGCCAAGATGATACCTTCAAGCAGCTCTCCGAGCAATTTATTACAGATTACCTCCACTGGTCTCCTCAAGATGCCATAGCACTTGGCTATCATGAGTATGATGCCCAACTACCCGACTTTAGCAAAGGATCGGTTACAAAACAAATTGGACAATTAAAAGATTATGCCGATAAATTTGGCAAGATAGATACTACTAAGCTTTCTGAAAATAACCTTATCGACTATTATGTTTTGCAAAGCCAAATCAAAAAATCTTTGTTTGAACTAGAAGAACTAAAAGCTACCGAACGCCCTCTTAGCTATTTGTCGGCTGTAGATATAACTAGCTATGTTAAAAGAGATTATGCCCCTGCCAACCAACGCCTAAAAGCTATTATTAAAGTACAACAACAAATACCTGCTTTGTTGGCAATCGCCAAGCAAAACCTTAGTAATGTTAACTTTAAAGAAGAAGTATTGCTAGCCATTGATGCCTTCAAAAGCAATGCCGATTACATGGAAAAAGACGTACCAAAAGCTTTTGAAAAAGTATACCAAAAGGGCTTGCAGGATTCGCTGAAGGTTTCTACCCAAATAGCAACAAAAGCTTTACGTGATTTTTCTGATTTTCTCAAAACTACTACCTTACCCAATGCCAAAGGTAGTTTTGCGATTGGGAGAGCCAACTATATCAAAATGCTACAATACAACGAGATGCTCGACACTACACCTGAAGCTATTTTGGCCATTGGATTAGCTAAATTAAAAGAAGAACAAGTTGAATTTGCTAAAGCTGCCAAAATTATAGACCCTCGAAAATCAACGCTCGAAGTGTTTAAAAGTATTCAGAAAGAACACCCTACAGCCGATTCGCTGATAGCTTTTACCAAAAATAAATGTGAAGATATTCGTCAATTTTTGATTGATAAACATATCATTTCGCTTCCTTCCGAAATTAGAGCCAAAGTAGTTACTACTCCTGCTTTTATGGTTGGAGCTACCGCCGCTATGGATACCCCTGGCCCATTTGAAAAACCCGAAGCTTCGGAGGCGTATTATTATGTAACACCACCCTCAAAATCATGGACACCCAAACAGCAAGAAGAATGGCTAACATTATTTAATAAGTATTCTACCGAAATCATTTCGATTCATGAGGCGTATCCAGGGCATTATGTGCAGTTTTTGCACCTCAATCATTCTAAAGTAAGTGTACCCCTCAAGCTATTTAGTAGCTATGCTTTTGTAGAAGGTTGGGCACATTATACCGAACAAATGATGCTAGAAGAAGGCTACCGACAAGGCGACAAAATTACACAAGCCAAATACAAAATGGCTCAGTTGTCGGAATCGTTATTACGACTTTGTCGATTGGTGGTTTCTATCAAAGAACATACTGCGGGCTGGAGTGTACAAGATGGTACAAAGTTTTTGATGGAAAATTGTTATTATGAAGAAAAACCTGCGTACGAAGAGGCTCTACGTGGTACTTACGACCCAGGGTATTTATCCTATTCGTTAGGAAAATTACAGATTTTGGCTTTGAGAGACGAACTAAAAAAGAAACAAGGAAGTCAATTTTCTCTACAAAAATTTCATGACGACATCACCGACAACGGTATGCCTCCGATTCAATTACTCAGACGAATTTTGGTTAAATAA
- a CDS encoding PspC domain-containing protein → MLKFKYFVEQHVFGVCTRIGEKFGISIGSIRLYFIYTSFLTMGSPIIIYLVLAFWMNIRKYLRQRNNPSVWEF, encoded by the coding sequence ATGCTAAAATTTAAGTATTTCGTTGAACAGCACGTTTTTGGCGTGTGTACTCGCATAGGGGAAAAATTTGGTATTTCAATCGGAAGTATTCGTTTGTACTTTATTTATACGTCTTTTCTTACTATGGGGTCGCCAATCATTATTTATTTGGTGTTGGCTTTTTGGATGAACATTCGCAAGTATTTACGCCAAAGAAATAACCCAAGTGTTTGGGAATTTTAA
- a CDS encoding cold-shock protein, with amino-acid sequence MQTGKVKFFNESKGFGFIVDDESNEEIFVHVTGLISSVIRENDSVSFEVTEGKRGLNAVNVRKV; translated from the coding sequence ATGCAAACTGGTAAAGTAAAATTTTTCAACGAATCAAAAGGCTTTGGCTTTATCGTTGATGACGAGTCAAATGAAGAAATCTTTGTTCACGTAACAGGATTAATTAGCTCAGTGATTCGTGAAAATGACAGTGTTTCTTTCGAAGTAACTGAAGGAAAACGTGGCTTGAATGCTGTTAATGTTAGAAAAGTCTAG
- a CDS encoding glycosyltransferase family 2 protein, with the protein MKKVAIVILNYNGAKFLTQFLPSVIKNASNAAIYVADNASTDNSVQILKEQFPDVQLIQLAINHGFAQGYNEALAQIDDATYFVLLNSDVEVTPNWIQPIVELMDSDPTIAACQPKIKDFYNKSYFEYAGAAGGFIDKLGYPFCRGRIFNVLEEDKGQYNDTVPVFWATGACMFVRADVYKQLGGFDGDFFAHMEEIDLCWRMQHAGYQIYYCGQSEVYHVGGGTLHKSNPHKTFLNFRNGLAMLYKNSSNNNLFLQVLTRLVLDGVAGAKFLFFDSWQDCWAVVRAHFNFYAQWKRWHQKRKTIIHKAHINHIYPHNIVWLHFAKGIKYYKDL; encoded by the coding sequence ATGAAAAAAGTTGCTATTGTCATTCTTAACTATAACGGTGCCAAATTCCTTACTCAATTTTTACCTTCGGTTATCAAAAATGCTTCTAATGCGGCCATTTATGTAGCTGACAACGCATCTACAGACAATTCGGTACAAATTTTGAAAGAACAATTTCCTGATGTTCAACTTATCCAGTTAGCTATCAATCATGGCTTTGCCCAAGGCTACAACGAAGCCCTAGCCCAAATTGATGATGCTACCTACTTTGTACTGCTCAACTCAGACGTAGAGGTAACCCCCAACTGGATTCAACCAATAGTTGAACTAATGGACTCCGATCCAACTATTGCAGCTTGTCAACCTAAAATCAAAGATTTTTATAATAAGTCCTATTTTGAGTATGCAGGGGCTGCTGGTGGTTTTATTGATAAACTGGGGTATCCTTTTTGTCGAGGAAGGATTTTCAATGTACTAGAAGAAGATAAAGGACAATACAACGACACCGTTCCAGTATTTTGGGCTACAGGTGCATGTATGTTTGTACGAGCCGATGTATATAAGCAATTGGGAGGTTTTGATGGCGATTTTTTTGCCCACATGGAAGAAATAGATTTGTGTTGGAGAATGCAACATGCAGGCTACCAAATATATTACTGTGGACAGTCAGAGGTGTATCATGTTGGTGGTGGCACATTACATAAATCAAATCCTCACAAAACTTTTTTGAATTTTAGGAATGGCTTGGCTATGCTTTACAAAAATAGCTCGAACAACAACCTGTTTCTCCAAGTATTGACTCGGCTTGTATTAGATGGTGTTGCAGGGGCCAAATTTTTGTTTTTTGACAGCTGGCAAGACTGTTGGGCAGTGGTGCGAGCTCATTTTAATTTTTATGCCCAATGGAAGCGATGGCATCAAAAACGCAAAACTATAATTCATAAAGCCCACATTAATCATATTTACCCCCATAACATTGTTTGGTTACACTTTGCTAAGGGTATTAAATATTATAAGGATTTGTAA
- a CDS encoding cold-shock protein, with the protein MQTGTVKFFNESKGFGFIVDDETAQEIFVHVTGLGGVQIRQDDKVSFETIEGKRGLNAVNVKKIR; encoded by the coding sequence ATGCAAACAGGTACAGTTAAATTCTTTAACGAAAGTAAAGGATTTGGTTTTATCGTAGACGATGAAACTGCACAGGAAATTTTTGTTCACGTAACTGGATTGGGCGGTGTCCAAATTCGTCAAGATGACAAAGTTTCTTTCGAGACTATTGAAGGAAAGAGAGGCTTAAATGCCGTTAATGTGAAGAAAATCAGATAG
- a CDS encoding zinc metallopeptidase: protein MTGIWLISLLFAGIGMFVSWQLKSKFREYSQIGLANGLSGREVAEKMLRDNGIFDVRVLSVEGQLTDHYNPADKTVNLSPDVYYGRSASAAAVAAHECGHAVQHATAYSMLQFRSSMVPALSIANNFTPMLLMIGVMVMYSTGNKLLLTVGVALFAIATLFSFVTLPVEFDASNRALKWMEQRNIVTPREHDMAKDALKWAALTYVVAALGMLAQLLYYLNMLSGRRSND, encoded by the coding sequence ATGACAGGAATTTGGTTAATTTCTTTGCTTTTTGCAGGAATCGGCATGTTTGTGAGTTGGCAACTAAAAAGTAAATTCAGAGAATACTCACAAATTGGCCTTGCTAATGGTCTTTCAGGACGAGAAGTAGCAGAAAAAATGTTGCGTGATAATGGCATCTTCGATGTTCGTGTGTTGTCGGTTGAGGGTCAGCTTACCGACCACTACAACCCTGCCGACAAAACCGTCAATCTTAGTCCTGATGTGTATTATGGCCGAAGTGCCTCGGCTGCAGCTGTAGCAGCCCATGAGTGTGGCCATGCGGTACAACACGCTACGGCGTATTCGATGTTACAATTTAGAAGCTCTATGGTACCTGCCCTTAGCATCGCCAATAATTTTACGCCCATGCTTTTAATGATTGGGGTAATGGTGATGTATTCGACAGGTAACAAATTACTATTAACGGTAGGAGTAGCATTATTTGCAATAGCTACACTTTTTAGTTTTGTAACACTACCCGTAGAGTTTGATGCTAGTAACCGTGCCTTAAAATGGATGGAACAACGCAATATTGTTACACCTCGTGAACATGATATGGCTAAAGATGCCCTCAAATGGGCAGCCTTAACTTACGTTGTTGCAGCATTAGGTATGTTGGCTCAGTTGCTCTATTACCTCAATATGCTTTCAGGACGTAGAAGTAATGACTAA
- the radA gene encoding DNA repair protein RadA yields the protein MAKTKTSFFCQNCGHQAPKWLGRCPSCGEWNTFVEELLQKEEPTKGSWKPSTSLKIAAKPRAIQEINFEEQPRILTKDNELNRVLGGGIVLGSLVLIGGEPGIGKSTLMLQIALTLSNYRVLYVSGEESEQQIKMRAERLTHKSDNCYILTETSTQNIFKQIEQFEPDILIIDSIQTLQSSFIEAGAGSISQVKECATELMKYAKESGTPVFMIGHITKDGALAGPKVLEHMVDTVLQFEGDRHLAYRILRTTKNRFGSTSELGIYEMLESGLREVTNPSEILISQRDEDFSGITIGAMLEGNRPLLIEIQSLVSIATYGTPQRSSTGFDAKRLNMLLAVLEKRGGFRLGNQDVFLNIAGGLKVEDPAIDLAVCTSIVSSYEDISLPNSICFAAEVGLGGEVRAVNRIEQRIAEAQKLGFKEIWISKFNAKGLNTDAFDIKIRMASKLEEVFIQILRK from the coding sequence ATGGCAAAAACCAAAACCTCTTTCTTCTGTCAGAACTGCGGACATCAAGCCCCGAAATGGTTGGGGCGATGCCCTTCGTGCGGAGAATGGAACACATTTGTTGAAGAGCTTCTTCAGAAAGAAGAGCCTACCAAAGGGTCTTGGAAACCAAGTACATCGCTCAAAATAGCAGCAAAACCACGAGCTATTCAAGAAATAAACTTTGAAGAACAACCCCGTATTCTGACCAAAGACAACGAATTGAATCGAGTACTCGGAGGCGGTATTGTGCTGGGGTCGTTGGTACTTATTGGGGGCGAGCCCGGTATCGGGAAATCTACATTGATGCTACAAATTGCCCTTACACTAAGCAATTACCGAGTTTTGTATGTTTCGGGCGAGGAATCAGAGCAGCAAATTAAGATGCGTGCCGAACGTCTAACTCATAAAAGCGACAACTGTTACATCCTAACCGAAACCTCTACTCAAAATATCTTTAAGCAAATTGAACAATTTGAACCCGATATTCTTATTATCGACTCTATTCAAACTTTGCAGTCATCTTTTATTGAGGCTGGTGCTGGTAGTATTTCGCAGGTAAAAGAATGTGCTACCGAACTGATGAAATATGCCAAAGAATCGGGTACGCCTGTATTCATGATTGGCCATATTACCAAAGATGGAGCATTGGCAGGCCCCAAGGTATTGGAACACATGGTAGATACCGTTTTACAGTTTGAGGGCGACAGGCATTTGGCTTACAGAATTCTGAGAACTACCAAGAACCGATTTGGAAGCACCTCTGAATTAGGCATTTATGAAATGTTAGAATCGGGACTTCGTGAAGTTACCAACCCATCCGAGATTTTGATTTCTCAGCGTGACGAAGACTTTTCGGGTATTACTATCGGGGCTATGCTAGAGGGAAACCGCCCTTTGCTTATAGAAATTCAATCGTTGGTTTCGATTGCTACCTATGGAACACCCCAACGTAGTTCGACAGGTTTTGATGCCAAAAGGCTCAATATGCTTTTGGCAGTTTTAGAAAAAAGAGGCGGCTTTAGATTGGGTAATCAGGATGTGTTTTTGAATATTGCAGGCGGCCTCAAGGTAGAAGACCCTGCCATTGATTTGGCAGTTTGTACTTCTATTGTTTCTTCTTATGAAGACATCAGTTTGCCTAATTCAATATGCTTTGCTGCTGAAGTGGGTCTTGGTGGTGAAGTTAGGGCTGTCAACCGTATCGAACAGCGTATTGCCGAAGCTCAGAAACTTGGATTTAAAGAAATTTGGATTTCAAAGTTCAATGCAAAAGGACTCAATACCGATGCCTTTGACATCAAGATTAGGATGGCATCTAAATTGGAGGAAGTATTTATTCAAATATTGAGAAAATAG
- a CDS encoding porin family protein — protein sequence MKKSLCILSAMLLILSFSSKAQVFTLGIKGGVNLAQLKLGNELTSSSIGSNFQQSLDTKTGYVAGIYARIGNKLFIQPEVLVSAKGGTLNILKGGSTANKETVDVEYTNIDVPLLVGYKFGILRLNAGPMASFNVQSGASLNDAIKGYTTNGVGDAFKNAAYGYQVGGGLDLGALSLDVRYEGSLSEVTAIDLSNKVNFSQKSNLWQLTLGLKIL from the coding sequence ATGAAAAAATCACTTTGTATCTTATCCGCAATGTTATTGATTTTGTCGTTTAGCTCAAAAGCTCAGGTTTTTACTCTAGGTATCAAAGGTGGGGTAAACTTGGCTCAGTTGAAGCTTGGTAACGAATTAACGTCTAGCTCTATTGGGTCAAATTTCCAACAAAGCTTAGACACTAAAACGGGCTATGTAGCTGGTATATATGCCAGAATAGGGAACAAGTTGTTTATTCAGCCCGAAGTATTGGTTTCTGCCAAAGGCGGTACGTTAAATATTTTGAAAGGCGGGAGTACTGCCAATAAAGAAACGGTTGATGTAGAATACACCAATATTGATGTTCCTTTGTTGGTAGGCTATAAATTTGGCATATTACGTTTGAATGCTGGCCCCATGGCCTCATTTAATGTACAAAGTGGAGCAAGCCTCAATGATGCAATTAAGGGCTATACTACCAATGGCGTAGGCGATGCTTTTAAAAATGCAGCTTACGGCTACCAAGTGGGTGGTGGCCTCGACCTCGGAGCGTTGTCATTGGATGTACGTTATGAAGGAAGTTTGTCAGAAGTAACAGCTATCGACCTATCGAATAAGGTAAACTTTAGTCAAAAATCTAATTTATGGCAATTAACCCTTGGCTTGAAGATTTTGTAG
- a CDS encoding LytR/AlgR family response regulator transcription factor: MNPSSQNYMPVINSYQGCEQAKIYTDRNKTAISLSDIIILEGVSNYTFVHFVNGKKILISKTLKEFSDTFLANNFARIHKSYFINMNYVMSYQTKGLYFVTMKTGQKVEISRRRKQYFERQVAEFIRKRN, translated from the coding sequence ATGAACCCATCTTCTCAAAATTACATGCCTGTGATTAATTCTTACCAAGGTTGTGAACAGGCCAAAATTTATACAGATAGAAACAAAACAGCCATTAGCTTATCTGATATTATAATCCTCGAAGGTGTAAGCAATTATACCTTTGTTCACTTTGTCAACGGAAAAAAAATCTTGATTTCCAAAACATTAAAAGAATTTTCAGACACTTTTCTTGCCAATAATTTTGCAAGAATTCATAAGTCTTATTTTATTAATATGAATTACGTCATGAGCTATCAGACCAAAGGTCTTTATTTTGTAACGATGAAAACAGGACAAAAAGTGGAGATATCGAGGAGAAGAAAACAGTACTTTGAACGACAAGTAGCGGAATTTATTAGAAAACGTAATTAA
- the rfaE2 gene encoding D-glycero-beta-D-manno-heptose 1-phosphate adenylyltransferase, which produces MTESKIFTLPQAVEQVEQWQALGQKIVFTNGCFDIVHLGHIDYLEKAQQLGQKLVLGLNTDASVNRLKGPTRPVVNEYARARMMAAFAFIDAVILFDEPTPLQLIEQIKPDILVKGDDYSIETIVGSDFVLSRGGVVKTIPLVQGYSTTALIQKIKQL; this is translated from the coding sequence ATGACTGAATCAAAAATTTTTACATTGCCCCAAGCTGTTGAGCAAGTAGAACAATGGCAGGCTCTTGGGCAAAAAATTGTGTTTACCAATGGTTGCTTTGACATTGTTCATTTGGGACATATTGATTACTTAGAAAAAGCCCAACAATTAGGCCAAAAATTAGTACTTGGCCTCAATACCGATGCTTCGGTAAACAGGCTAAAAGGACCTACTCGCCCTGTAGTTAATGAGTATGCACGTGCTAGAATGATGGCAGCCTTCGCTTTTATAGATGCTGTCATTTTGTTCGACGAACCGACACCTTTGCAGTTGATAGAACAAATAAAACCTGACATTTTGGTCAAAGGTGATGATTATAGCATAGAAACTATCGTTGGCTCAGATTTTGTGTTATCAAGAGGAGGAGTCGTAAAAACGATTCCTTTAGTACAAGGGTATTCAACTACCGCTTTGATTCAAAAAATCAAACAATTATAG
- the lysS gene encoding lysine--tRNA ligase, giving the protein MLSEQEILRRQKREELMKLGIDPYPAEMFDVNVTASDIHKNYENNKIDYKNVSIAGRLMSFRIMGSASFAELQDATGRIQLYFRRDDLCPTEDKTLYNTVFKKLLDIGDIIGINGYVFTTQTGEISIHVTEFKILNKALRPLPIVKRDEAGNIYDGLTDPEIRYRQRYVDLIVNPDIKDIFIKRSRIITTMRSLFDSKGWLEVETPILQSIHGGASARPFKTHHNTLDMPLYMRIANELYLKRLIVGGFDGVYEFGKMFRNEGMDRTHNPEFTSLEFYVAYKDYNWMMNITEEIFEKVALATNGQTKVKVGENEIEFAGPFERLSITGAIEKYTGVNVEGMDEATLREYCTSWGIEVDKSMGTGKLIDEIFGEKVEANLIQPTFIIDYPVEMSPLTKKHRSKPGLVERFELFVNGKEIANAYSELNDPIDQRERFEEQLRLAERGDEEAMAMDEDFLRALEYGMPPTAGIGIGIDRLTMLMTNQTTIQEVLFFPQMRPEKRVEVSTEAEYEAIGVPTEWIPVLQKMGFMTIAALKEANPNKVFNDLGGMRKKLKLDIQIPSKDTVLQWFE; this is encoded by the coding sequence ATGCTTTCAGAACAAGAAATCCTCCGTCGCCAGAAACGCGAAGAGTTGATGAAATTGGGGATAGACCCATACCCAGCCGAAATGTTTGACGTAAATGTAACGGCCTCAGATATTCATAAGAATTACGAAAACAATAAGATTGATTATAAGAATGTCTCGATTGCGGGTCGTCTTATGAGTTTTAGAATTATGGGTAGTGCTTCATTTGCTGAATTGCAAGATGCTACAGGCCGTATTCAACTCTATTTTCGCCGTGATGATTTGTGCCCTACCGAAGATAAAACGCTTTATAACACGGTGTTCAAAAAACTATTGGATATTGGTGATATTATAGGGATAAATGGGTATGTATTTACCACACAAACAGGCGAGATTTCAATTCATGTTACTGAATTTAAAATTTTAAATAAAGCTCTTCGTCCTTTACCAATTGTAAAAAGAGATGAAGCTGGTAATATTTATGACGGCTTAACCGACCCCGAAATCCGTTATCGCCAGCGTTATGTGGATTTGATTGTAAACCCAGACATCAAAGATATTTTTATCAAACGTTCACGAATCATAACAACCATGCGTAGTTTATTTGATTCAAAAGGATGGCTAGAGGTAGAAACCCCAATTTTGCAATCAATTCATGGTGGAGCTTCGGCTCGTCCTTTCAAAACGCACCATAATACATTGGATATGCCTTTGTATATGCGTATTGCCAACGAGTTGTACCTAAAACGCCTTATTGTAGGTGGTTTTGATGGTGTTTATGAGTTTGGGAAAATGTTCCGCAACGAAGGAATGGACCGTACTCATAACCCAGAATTTACGTCTTTGGAGTTTTATGTAGCTTACAAAGATTACAACTGGATGATGAATATTACCGAAGAGATTTTTGAGAAAGTTGCTCTTGCTACCAACGGGCAGACCAAGGTAAAAGTAGGAGAGAACGAAATCGAGTTTGCTGGACCTTTCGAGCGTTTGTCAATTACTGGAGCAATCGAGAAATATACAGGTGTAAATGTTGAAGGCATGGACGAAGCAACCTTGCGTGAGTACTGTACTTCGTGGGGAATTGAAGTAGATAAGTCTATGGGTACTGGAAAATTGATTGATGAGATTTTTGGTGAAAAAGTAGAAGCCAATCTTATCCAGCCAACCTTTATTATTGACTATCCAGTCGAAATGTCACCATTGACTAAAAAGCACCGTAGCAAACCGGGTTTGGTAGAGCGTTTTGAGCTGTTTGTGAATGGAAAAGAAATTGCCAATGCCTATTCCGAGCTAAATGACCCAATTGACCAACGTGAGCGTTTTGAAGAGCAATTGCGTTTGGCCGAGCGTGGCGATGAAGAAGCAATGGCTATGGACGAAGATTTCTTGCGTGCTTTGGAATATGGTATGCCGCCAACCGCAGGTATTGGTATTGGTATCGACCGTCTAACAATGCTGATGACTAACCAAACAACGATTCAGGAGGTATTGTTTTTCCCTCAGATGCGTCCAGAAAAACGAGTAGAGGTATCTACAGAAGCCGAATATGAAGCTATTGGAGTACCAACCGAATGGATTCCTGTATTACAAAAAATGGGCTTTATGACTATCGCAGCCTTGAAAGAAGCCAATCCCAACAAAGTATTTAATGATTTGGGAGGAATGCGTAAAAAACTAAAACTAGATATTCAAATTCCTAGCAAGGATACAGTACTACAATGGTTTGAATAA
- a CDS encoding APC family permease, producing the protein MSKNSIFRKKTISNVLSQSEEGHSSGLMKVLGVRDLTSFGIAAIIGAGIFSTIGRASFEGGPAVSLLFIFVSIACVFTALCYAQFASMVPVSGSAYTYAYVSFGEIFAWIIGWALILEYAVSNMVVAISWSEYFVGMLHGFGINFPDYLTIDYGTAHSAYLETQTATKALPDATVLAAKAFSNAPDLGGIKLLIDLPAGLITILVTSLVYIGIKESRAASNMLVVLKLLVILLVICMGAFYVKPENWSPFAPNGAQGVLGGVASVFFAFIGFDSISTTAEECKNPQRDLPRAMIYCLVICAVLYVCITLVLTGMVNYSELKVDDPLAYVFQKIGFDFIAGVISVSAVVAITSALLVYQMGQPRIWMSMSRDGLLWKKFSVIHPKFKTPGFATIITGLVVAIPSLFLDMGFFVDLTSVGTFFAFILVCGGILYLDYQGLSKDAKFKVPYLNGKYIVGGLLAVGITYAIYNELFMSQIAEKPLLVVFWLVWAGLAVMAFKHNFSILPVLGILTNLYLMTELGVTNWSIFVIWLIIGLIIYFAYGYKHSKLSK; encoded by the coding sequence ATGTCAAAAAATTCTATTTTTCGTAAAAAAACAATCAGCAATGTGCTAAGCCAGAGCGAAGAGGGGCATTCCTCAGGGCTTATGAAGGTATTGGGGGTAAGAGACCTCACTTCATTTGGGATTGCAGCAATTATTGGGGCGGGTATTTTTAGTACAATCGGCCGAGCAAGTTTTGAGGGTGGGCCTGCGGTTTCGTTACTCTTTATTTTTGTTTCGATAGCCTGTGTATTTACAGCCCTGTGTTATGCTCAGTTTGCTTCTATGGTGCCTGTTTCGGGCAGTGCTTATACGTATGCTTATGTGTCTTTTGGCGAAATATTTGCTTGGATTATCGGTTGGGCCTTGATTCTTGAATATGCCGTTTCCAACATGGTGGTTGCTATATCGTGGTCTGAATATTTTGTAGGAATGCTACATGGTTTTGGTATTAATTTCCCTGATTACTTGACTATTGACTACGGAACAGCACATAGTGCCTATCTCGAAACCCAAACTGCAACGAAGGCTTTGCCTGATGCCACAGTACTGGCTGCAAAAGCCTTTAGCAATGCCCCTGATTTGGGAGGTATCAAGTTGTTGATAGATTTACCTGCGGGTCTTATTACTATTTTGGTTACATCGTTGGTGTATATTGGTATCAAAGAATCGCGTGCTGCTAGTAATATGCTTGTGGTATTGAAGTTATTGGTAATTCTTTTGGTGATTTGTATGGGAGCTTTTTATGTAAAACCCGAAAACTGGTCTCCTTTTGCTCCGAATGGTGCACAAGGTGTACTAGGTGGAGTTGCTTCAGTATTTTTTGCCTTTATTGGTTTTGACTCGATTTCGACAACAGCTGAAGAGTGCAAAAACCCACAACGAGACCTGCCAAGAGCCATGATTTATTGTTTGGTGATATGTGCAGTTTTGTATGTTTGTATTACCTTGGTATTGACGGGTATGGTTAATTATTCCGAACTAAAAGTTGATGACCCATTGGCGTATGTATTTCAAAAAATCGGATTTGATTTTATTGCGGGAGTAATTTCTGTTTCGGCTGTAGTGGCTATTACAAGTGCTTTGTTGGTGTATCAGATGGGGCAACCTCGTATCTGGATGTCGATGAGCCGCGATGGGTTATTATGGAAAAAATTCTCGGTAATACACCCCAAATTCAAAACGCCAGGTTTTGCTACCATTATTACAGGCTTGGTTGTCGCTATTCCTTCTTTGTTTTTGGATATGGGCTTTTTTGTGGACTTAACAAGTGTAGGAACTTTCTTTGCATTTATCTTGGTATGTGGTGGGATTCTGTATTTAGATTATCAAGGGTTATCGAAAGATGCCAAGTTTAAAGTGCCTTATCTTAATGGAAAGTATATTGTAGGTGGATTGTTGGCAGTTGGTATTACTTATGCTATTTATAATGAGTTGTTTATGAGCCAAATAGCTGAAAAGCCATTACTGGTAGTGTTTTGGTTGGTATGGGCTGGATTGGCTGTGATGGCATTCAAACATAATTTTTCGATTTTGCCTGTATTGGGTATTTTAACCAATTTGTATCTGATGACAGAATTGGGCGTTACTAACTGGTCGATTTTTGTGATTTGGTTGATTATCGGTCTGATAATTTACTTTGCATACGGTTATAAGCATAGTAAACTGTCGAAATAA